Genomic segment of bacterium:
TTTTGTTTGTCGATGAAATTATGAAGAGCTAGAGGACAGGGGATAAGTCAACTTAGGAAACAACGTCCCTATCTTTCCGTCCTATCTTTCCTCCGGCAAATATCAGGGGGAGACCGCAAGCAATAAAATTATTTTTTTGCTATAGGAATAAGTATTTTTACTTGACCTACTTTCTTATAGGCGTCCCATAAGTGTTTGTAAAATTTCTCTAATCATAGCAAGAAAACCGTCCGATAAAGCAGTTCATGAGCAATATACATCAAACTAAAATCCTTGTCGTGGATGATGACCCCGATATAAGAGAAGCTATCAAGCTTACGCTGGATTCTATCGCTTATAACGTCATTGAAGCGGAAAACGGCACCAGGGCAATGGAATTGGTGATTGCTGAAGAACCTGACCTTGTTATTCTGGACCTGATGATGCCCGGTATAAGCGGCTTGGAAGTCTGTAAAAAATTAAAAGAAAGCGCCCTGACATCACATTTACCAATATTAATGCTCACGGCTAAAAACCAGGTGGATGATAAAATAAAAGGGCTGGCTATCGGTGCAGATGAATATCTGGCAAAACCGTTTGAACCGCTTGAATTGGAGGCGAGGGTCAAAGCACTTATCCGGCAGGTAAGAAGAGATTTATATGCGAACCCGATGACCAAACTGCCGGGAAACGTTGCTATTGAAAGAGAACTCCAGACTTTAATCGAAGTTAAAAAACAATTCGCGTTTGCTTACGTGGACATAGATAATTTTAAAGCTTATAATGACACTTACGGGTATGCTTCCGGAGATTCTATAATCAAACTCACGGCAAGGGCCATCATTGACAATGTTAAAAATTTCGGGAATCCCGATGATTTTGTCGGGCATATCGGCGGAGACGATTTTGTTTTCATCACAACACCTGACAAGATAGAAAATATCTGCCAGAAACTGATCCGGACATTTGATGAGTTAGCCCCTTTACAATATAACAGCGAAGACAGGAAAAACGGCTTTATCATTACAAAAGACCGCCAGGGTAATATAAGAAAATTCCCGCTTATAACAATTTCCATTGCAATTATTACAAATGAAAATCTTGATATTACCCATCATGTTCAGGTAAGTGAACGCGCCGCGGAATTAAAAAATCATTTAAAGACCCTCCAGGGGAGTAATTATCTTAAAGAACGGCGGCAAATTAAAGTTTAAATTTAAAGGAAGTGCGGGATGAAACTTAATATTGTCCAGAAATTAACAGTCGGGTTCCTGGCTGTAGTATTTATTACAAGCATCGTCGGAAGTATTGCTTACTACAGCCTTTCAATTGTTAATAACCAACTGGCAAATAATTTAAAAGAAGAAAAGCTTTTATTAAAAGAAAACAGAGACCTAACCCCCGATATCCAGCATAAAATTATTTTACAATCGGAATACGCGATGAAAACCGCTGATAACGCAAAAACCATTTTATTCTGGTTTATCATTTTGAGCCTTATAATAAGTATTATTATTTCGTTTTACCTGGCAAATAAACTTACTGACCCAATTATAATTTTGACCAAAAAAGCGTTTGAAATAGGCAAAGGAGAATACGGGAAAGAAATACATATTGAATCAAAAGACGAAATCGGTGAATTGGCCAATACCTTCAACATTATGTCAAAACTTGTAAAACTAAGAGAAAATGAACTTCATTCTGCAAATCAAACTCTTCAAAAACAAAATAAAGAACTGGAAATATTAAGTAATGCCAAAAGCGAATTTGTCTCCATGGTTTCACATGAATTACGTACACCCCTGACAGCTATCAAAGCACATATTTCGCTTTTAAAAAGCGGCAAAATGGGCGAATTAAACAACACCCAGATTCACAGCCTGGATGTCGCGGACAAAAAAACCGACTTTTTAAATAATCTTATCGGTGATCTTCTTGATTTGGCAAGGATTGAATCCAAAAAATACGGGTTAAAACCGCAAAATACTGATTTATACGAACTTGTTAATGTCAC
This window contains:
- a CDS encoding response regulator — translated: MSNIHQTKILVVDDDPDIREAIKLTLDSIAYNVIEAENGTRAMELVIAEEPDLVILDLMMPGISGLEVCKKLKESALTSHLPILMLTAKNQVDDKIKGLAIGADEYLAKPFEPLELEARVKALIRQVRRDLYANPMTKLPGNVAIERELQTLIEVKKQFAFAYVDIDNFKAYNDTYGYASGDSIIKLTARAIIDNVKNFGNPDDFVGHIGGDDFVFITTPDKIENICQKLIRTFDELAPLQYNSEDRKNGFIITKDRQGNIRKFPLITISIAIITNENLDITHHVQVSERAAELKNHLKTLQGSNYLKERRQIKV